The nucleotide sequence GATACGTTTTGGGAGCGTCTGCGGGAGCCGGCCGAACTGCTTGCGGACTGCACCCGGTTTCACCTGCGCCCCTTCAACGGCCACCACTGCCAAATCCCCGTGCTCAGCGCCACCGGACGCCGGACGCCCGAATACCGGGATTGGCAAAACTACGCCGCCGCGCTCTTCCACCATCTCCGGACGGAACCATCCGCCGACCCCGTCTTCGTGGTCCCGGAACTGGGCCACGACAACCCCGCCTACGGCCTGAGCTGTTTCGGCGACACGTGGCACGACGTCCAGACCCTCACCCGCGACCTGCGCCGCCTCTGGCGCTCTTCATCATGAATGATCATCCGCTGCCTTCTTTCGGTAAAATCGCCCTCGGTGGCGCCACGTTTGGTCGCGAGATCGATCAACCGGCCGCCTTCACCCTGCTCGATCACGCCCTTGATCGGGGGATAACGCAGGTGGACACGGCCGCCGGCTACAGCGCGGGCGCTTCCGAGTCCATTATCGGCGCCTGGTTGCAGGCCCGCCGGCCCCGCGCCTTGAGTGTAGCGACCAAGGCGATTCCGCCCTACGATGCCACAACCCTCACCACATCGATCCAACAGAGCCTGAACCGGCTCCAGGTCGACGCTCTGGAATTATTCTACCTCCATCACGGGCACGAATCCATCACCGACGAAACGCTGCGACTGCTGGACGACATGGTGCGCGTCGGCACGATTCAAGCACTGGGCATCAGCAACATCAAGGCCACCCAGCTCGCCGCCCTGTTGCAGCGTCAAACCGAGCTGGGACTCGCACGGTTTAGCGTCTTGCAGTGCACGAACAATCTCGCGGTCAGCGATCTCGATGTCGCCACTCGCGAGCTGTGCGTCCGCTATCGACTCGCCGTGGTGACGTTCAGCCCCATCGCCGCCGGTTTCCTGACCGGCAAACATCAGCGTGGGGTCATCGCCCAGTCTCGCTTCGATCTCATACCCGGTCATCAGTCCATTTATTTTAAGCCGGATCCGCACGCCCGTCTCGATGCACTCCTCAAGCTGGCTCGCGCGACCGGACACCCGCCCGCCCATCTCGCCCTCGGGTGGGCTCTACGCCATCCGATGGCCACGTCGGTGTTGATCGGCGGTCGCACCACCACCCACCTTGATCAAGCCTTCGCCGTGCGAACCATCGACGATGGTCTGTTCCGACAACTCGATGAGATCGCTCACCTTTCCGCTCCGCCCACTCCCCTGCCGTGAAAATTACCGATCTCCGCACCACCCTGCTGACGGGTCCCTGCACCAACGATCCCTTCCTCAGTGAAGCTCGCCGCCTCCGCAGCGCTGCATTCATCGAGGTGATCACGGACGGCCCGCAAGTCGGTATCGGTGAAACCTACGCGGGTTACTTTTGCCCGGAAACCGTGCCCGCCATCGTGGAGTTTTTTAAACCGATCCTCATCGGACAGACCGTTGACGACATCCCCGAGCTGTGGCGTCGCATGTATCACTGCGGCAACTTCTGGTGTCGGGTCGGACTGGGCACGATCGTGCTCAATGGTATCGAAGCCGCCCTCTGGGACTTGAAAGGCAAACAACTCGACCAACCGGTGCATGCGTTGCTGGGTAACACGCCCTTCGACCGCCTGCCGTGCTACGCCACGGGGGGACCGAGCAACTACCCCAAGGACAAACTCGCCCGTAAGATTGACCACTACTTTTCCCTCGGCTTCCGGGGCGCGAAAGTCGGCGCCGGTAGTTTCGATCCCGCGACCGGATGGAACCTGCCCTCGACCCCGGCTGGGGCCGCCGATCTCGAAGCCGACAAACTCGCCTTCCTCCGCGCGCAGGTCGGCCCCGACGCCATGCTCATGCTCGACGCTCACATGGGGAACAGTCAGGGCATGCGCTGGACCGTCGAGGTGGCCACGGCCGTCGCTCAGGCCCTCGAACCCTTCAACCTGTTTTTCCTCGAAGAGCCGCTGCACTACACCGATCCGTGGGGCTACGCCGAGTTGAGTCGCTCCACGACGGTGCCGATCGCCGGTGGAGAATGCCTGACGGCCCAGTTCGAGTGGCGGGTGTTCGTCGAGCAGGACTCGTTCGATATCGGCCAACCCGACGCGTCCTTCACCGGCGGTTTGGGTGAGTTCATGGCCGTGAGCCGAATGATGGCCGCCCACGGTCGCAAGATCGCCACTCACGCGTGGGGGGCCGGTGGCTCTCTGATGCAAAACGTGCACGCCGGATTTGCCGCCCCCAATACCTGCATTCTGGAAATCCCTCCCGACTACGCGGGCCTGCACGCTGACATCATCGACGGCGGACTGAGAATCGAGGACGGTCACGTGCTCCCGCCTGATCGACCCGGCCTCGGCATTGTCCTGACCGACGAGATCAAACAGCGTTACCCGTTCCAACCCGGGTCGGGAGAATTCAACAGCGTGCCGGGTAAAATCCTCTCCACGTGACTCCCCTCAATCTCCTCATCGATGTGCCGGTCGAGCCGGCCGTGCTGGCGGCGTTGCAAAAAACCGGGCGCTACCAGATCGATGTGATTGATCCGCCCGCCGAGGTTTCGCGCCCGCTGCCCGTGGATCGTATCCGGGAAACGGACGTGCTGTTTTGCAGCGTCCCGCCGCAGAATAACGCGGCCATGGCGCATCTACGTTGGGTTCAACTCGCCTCGACCGGCTACACCCAACTGTTCGGACTCAACCTGCCGGAACGCGGCATCCGAGCAACCAACGCGAGTGGCTGCTTCGATGTGCCCATCGCCGAATGGGCCATCGCCATGATGATCAACCTCGCCCGGGATTCCCGCCAAATGATCCGCAACCAAGATGCCGCCGTGTGGGACCGCTCCGCCCGATTCCAACGGGAAATCCGTGGGCTCACGGTGGGCCTGTGGGGCTACGGAGGAATCGGACGCGAAACCGCTCGACTCGCCAAGCAACTCGGCCTGCGGGTTCATGTGCAAACCCGTCACGGCGTGCATCCCCGAACCGACACCTACCGGGTGCCGGGCACCGGCGATCCCGCGGGCGAGCTGCCGGACCGTATATTCCTTGCGGGCGAAGAAGCCTCGTTCCTCCGCGACCTCGATTTCCTCATCGTGGCCATGCCGCTGACCCACGCGACCGAAGGTCTGATCGGCGAAACCGAACTCCGGATGCTGCCCCGCCACGCCTTCGTGCTCAACCCGGCCCGCGGTCCCATCATCCAAGAGCAGGCCTTGGTCCGGGCCCTGCAGGAAGGCTGGATTGCCGGTGCCGCACTGGACACGCACTACCACTACCCGATGCCACCGGAGCATCCGCTGTGGAAACTGCCCAACGTGCTCTTCACTCCACATATTTCGGGCTCCAGCCTGAGCCCGAATTTCAAGACGCGACTCTGGGATATCTTCGCGCAAAACATGTCGCGCTTCGCTGCCGAGGAACCCCTGCTCAACGAGCTCGGCGTCGCGCAATTACAGGGACACTGACTGGCGTCGAGGCTAGCCGAGCCACGCCATCAGGCCGAGCCACGGCAACGTCGCCAACCCGGCGTAGATCGCTTTGAGCCGCGGAGACTTTCCCCGCGTCGGGAGCAGGCTAAACAAGGGTCCCGCTGCCAGGGCCACCACCAACGAAACGGGAGCGATCCATTGGAAACTGACCGGAGCAAGTCCGGTGAAGAATTCCCAATACGCGATCAGGGTCGCCGCCGCCAAACTGTAGCAGGTGCCCATGATTGCGCCAAACGGCGTCGCGAAGGGCACGAACAGCGCGAGGAAAAACAGTCCGAACAACGGGCATACAAACAGGTTGATCGACTTGCCCGCAACCTCGATCAGATTGCCGGGAATCGCGCCCGCCAATTGACTGCCCGCGATGCTCACCCCGCCCACGATCACCGCGAGCAATCGCGCCGTCCTCATGCCCGCTTTGTCATCCTCCGCCGCCGTCGGCCGAAACTGATCCACAAAATCCTTCGAAATCACCGTAATGGTGGAGCTGATACCGGAGCTCAGACTGGACATGGCCGCCGCCATCAGTCCGGCCGTGATCAACCCGGGCATGCCCAGCGGCAGGTGATGCGCAACAAAATGGGGGAACATCGCGTCGCCCCGGGTGGCAAACGACAGATTCGCCGGCATAAACTCCGGGTTGCTCCGGTAATAACCCAGGACCGCGAGGCCCATCAAACCGAGCGTGGAAGTAACACAAATCGCCCCGATGCAATTGTGCAAAAACGCTCGTCGCGCGGCCTTCGTGTCCCGCGTGCTCAGGTAACGTTGGATCGCCATCTGATCGGAACCCGCCGTGCACACCCACCAAATGATGCCGCCCACAAACGTTCCCACCACGGTCACGCGCACGCCGGGATCCAGGCTGAAAAAGGGCTGGGGCTTCCAATGCGCCTCCCAGGCCTGCGGCCACCATCCCCGCCATCCCCCCACCGCGTCACTGATGAACCACAAGGTGAAGAGCGCACCAATCAAGAGCACAAAAAACTGCACCACGTCACTCACCACCACCGCGCGCAACCCGCCCGTCACGGTGTAAACGGTGGTCAGTATGCCCGCGACGATTGCGATCGGCGGGGCCCAACTCGCCTCCCAACCCATCACACTCACCATCACGAAGGAAGTCAGATGCAGCATGACCGCCATCCAGATCAACCGCGTGACGACGAAGATCCCCGATCCCAGCAAGCGCACATTCGGACCCAGACGTTTTTCCAACAGCTCGTAGGCACTGGTCACCGGCAGGCGCATCATCAACGGAATCACTCCGTATCCTACAATCAGATACACCAACGGAATGGCGGCAACCCCCACTCCGATCAACACGGGACCGTTCTGGATGATCTCTCCGGGATAACCGATGTAGCTCAACGCGCTGAACATCGTCGCGTAGAGCGAAATACCCGCCAGGAACGGCGACACACTGCGCCCCCCCACAAAATACTCCTCCTGCGAGGTCTGACGGCGGGAGTAATACAGCCCAATGCCGACGAGCAACAGGGCATACAGCGCGATGATGATGCCATCCACCATGCCCAGGCCCTGGGCCGGAGCATCGACGCCTTCCTCGGCCGCTCGCATGACCGCCGGGGTCACTAGCAACATCAACCCGAGGACGCCACGTTTGCGAAGAATAGCCGGAAGGAAAGAAAACATAGTCAAAAGAGATCGCGGGATGGTGGCTTGAAGGGACGGTGACAGATCAATCGCCGGAGCCGACCTTCGGCACGGCCACGCATTCGACTTCGAAATGCAGGATTTCCGGCAGGCAGTGGGTGATGGTGGTGCGGGCCGGATAGGGCGCGGTGAAGAACTCGCGGTAGATTTCGTTGAACCGCGCCACGTTGGTCGGGTCCCGCACGTAGTTGCGCGTCTGCACCACGTGGGCGAGGTCGCTGCCCGCCGTCTCCAATACTTTGCGGAGATTCTCGAACGAGCGACGCACTTCGGCGTCGAACGTGTCCTGCACGATCTGACCGGTCGCGTCGACCGAGGCCTGACCCGAGACCATGATCAAATCACCCACGCGCACGGCGGGGCTGAACGGCAGATGGGAAACAGGCGTGCCCGCTTCGCGGGGATAACTTACGGAAGGATGGTTCATAAAAATTCGAAATGGGGCTCCGCGATGGCGTCGAGCGGGTGAACGGGACGTTGAAGGTGTCGCCACGGAAAGAGCCGGACGTTGCTGCTGCAGGGACCGGCTGTATCCACCAGGTAGGATACCGCCGCGATGGGATCGTAGGCCCGGCGATGCGCCACTGCCGCTTTCACGCCAATCACGGCAAAATTTTTCGGCTCGATCCCCTGGCTGCGCCATTGGCCGAGATCGAAGGGCGGAGTCTTCCGGCTTGTCAGCAACACGGTCACGCCCCCGGCGCGCACCACCGCCGTCGGACCCATGTCAAAGTGCAGCCCACTCATCGACGCCAGATGACTGTTGGGATCCTCTAGCTTGAATCTGCCGTGATGCCGGGAAAGTAACGTCACGGTCAGCTCCAGCGGACCTTCGTCCAATCGCGATCCCTTGCCACCGATCGAAACTTTGCGAGCGGCGCCCACGGTCGTTTGAGCCAGAGTCGCGACGGCCGCCGGATCATTGATCGCGACCAACGCATTGGCCACGTCGCGCTTCACCAACGCACGCAAAATACCCGTGCCATCCCCAGGCGCACCGCCCCCGATGTTGTCGGCCGGTTCGACCAGCACCACTGGGCCGGGGCCACCAACCGGCAGGCTCGCCAACACATCGTCGACGGACGCATAGCTCACCTCGCCGAGTTCGCGCTTCGACCAGGCCAGTTCGGCTCCGCGTCGCAAATCGGCGTTCATAACCGCGTCCTCCCCCGTGTGAACAAGGCTCAGCGACAGCCCCGTATCGGGCGTATCCGCAAACGAAAATCCCGGCACCACATTGGTCGCCCAAATCGCGGGTCGGGCGTCCTCCAGTTCCGTCATGAATCGTCGCAGGGAAACCATCGGCTCATCGGCCGATCCCGTGCCGGGCGGAGCCCAGACAATCGGCAAACGAACCCATGCCATCCGGGGGATCACGTTCTCGCGCAGAGCCCGCGCCAGCAACTCCGTGGCGCGCACGGCACTCGCCCGCGCGTCCGTGTGCGGATTTTCCCGATACGCCACCAATCCGTTGGCCAATCGGCACGTGCGCGCCGAAAGATTGGCGTGCAGATCAAACACCCCGAAAAGCGGCACGGTTTCACCGCCGGGAAGCGCACGGATGCGCGCCAGCAATTCGCCTTCTGCATCCGTCAATGACGGCGTCGCCATCGCACCGTGCAGGACGAGAAAAATGCCGTCCACTCCTTGCTCCAACGCCGGTCGCGCCCGCTCGACAAACTCCTGCCAAAAAGTCTCAAACGCTTCGTCGGTCACGATGCCCGACGGCACCGCCCGCGCGTCCACGGTCGGAATCACCGTCAATCCCGCCGCCGCCGCGGCAGACAAGAATCCATCCGTCGGCGAAGCGTCCCCCAGTTTGCCCAAAATGTGATCGTCAAACGTGACGTCAAAATCGGCCCAAGTGGTGGTTTCTTCCAGAAACGTGTGGGTCTCGTGGAAAAGCCCCCCAAACAGAATGCGCGGCGGCTGCGACATCGGCGGAGTGATTTTAGGCTGCGGACTGATAGGTGTCGGCGTGACGCGCAAATGCCGTCGCCGCCCGCGCCAAAGCGTCTGCGATGTCTTGCTCGGTGTGCGCCAGGCTGATCGACCAGAGCCCACGCTCGATGGCGCGCACGCCTTCCTCCAACAAACAACGGCGCAAGTGCGCCCACCGCGCCGCGTCGTGACGCGTGATATAGTCGCGGTAATCGCCTACCAACCCTTCGGCGGCTCCCGGCTTCAACATGACTGTATGAAAGGCCAGCCCCGGTCCCTGCGGCCGCAGCGGAATGTCGTGTTGCTGCGCCAACGCGGTCAGACCTGCCATCAATTTTTGGCCGAGCGCATTGGTCGTGGCCGGATGCGTGTCGCCCGCCGCGATCACTTGGTCGAGACACCATTTGCTCGCCGCGAGGCACAGCGGGTTGGCGTTCAACGTGCCGGCATGAATCGCTTCGCCGGAAATAATCTTGGCCATCGCCGCCTTCGTGCCCGCCAGAGCGGCAAACGGGGTGCCGCCGCCGATCGCCTTGCCGAAGATCGTGAGGTCGGGTTTGAAATCATAATAACTCTGCGCTCCGCCGGCCCCAAAGCGAAATCCGGTGATCGTCTCGTCGGCGATCATCAACATGCCTTCCTGGTCACACAGTTCGCGGATCGCCGCCATGAAGCCGGTCGCGGGTTCGATGCAACAGGTGTTGCACATGGCCGGTTCAAAAATGATCGCGGCGATTTGCCCTTGGTGAGCGGCCACGCGGCGGCGGAGATGCTCCACATCTCCCCAGCGCGTCACGACAAAGTGATCCGCAACCTCGGGGATGATGCCCTTGCTGGGGTGCGTGTTGGCCGGCGACTCCGCGTCGTCCCACGTGCTCGGAGGATTGGCGAATCCGACGAGTCCTTCGTCGCCCCAGCCGTGGTAGTGGCCTTCGAACCGCAGCACCAACTGACGCCCCGTGTGGGTGCGCGCCAACCGCAGCGCCGCCATCACGGCTTCCGTGGCCGAGTTATTGAAACGCACGAGTTCCGCCGACGGCACCATCGCGGTCAGGCGCTCCGCCACTTCCAGTTCGAGTTCGCACTGCGCCGCCCAGTGCAGACCCAGTTTCGCCTGCGCGGCCAACGCATCGGCGAGTCCACTCGGCGCGTGTCCGTAAAGCAGCGCGCCCTGGCCGAGTTGGAAGTCGATGTATTCATTGCCATCGACATCCCAGACGCGGGAGCCCTCGCCTTTTTGAAAATACAACGGCACCGGCGCTTCCATTTTGCGGATGCCGCTGTTGATGCCACCGGCGATACTCTTTTGGGCGCGCTCAAAGAACGCGTGGGATTTTGGAAAGGTATAGGACATGGTAAACTTGTTTAAAATATGGCGCGTCATCCGGCGCGAAGCGGCCGATCGCCGTCGTCGGCTTGGGCTCCCCATCGACGCATCGCGGCGATCAACGCCTTGCGACGTGCCGCAGGAAAACGATTCACCGGCACGGACACACTGATGCCCGCCAACGGCTCTTGTTGAGACGTCAGCGGGATGGCCACACACGCCACGCCCGCGACCGTTTCTTCCTCCTCCAACGCACAGCCACGATCACGCGTCGCCGCCAATTCCTCTTCCAACCGTTGACGCGCCGCTTTCCGGTTCCGCGTAGGCAACGCCGCGCACACTTTGGTCACGAGTCGCGCTTGCTGTTCCGGTGGTAAATTGGCGACGATCGCCCGACCCAGCGCCGTGGTGTGAAACAAATCACGCGCCCCCGGTTTCACGATCCAGCGCAACGGCTGAGCCGTCTCCACCACATGCGCATACCGCACATACACGCCTTCCAACACGCCGAGATTCACCGTCTCGTCGAACTCACGGTTCAACGTCGTCATCAAGTCATGCGCCTTGGTTCGCAGCATCGCATCGCGCCCGTGTTCCCGCAGCGACGCCAGTCGATCCGACAACACATAGCTCCCGCGCACTCCCGCGTCGCCCAAGTAGCCCAAATCGCGCAAACTGCGCAGAATCCGATGCACCGTCGGCTTCGGCAGACGACTCTCCTCCGCGAGTTCGGCCAAGCTCAACGCCCGGCCGGTGCGGGCCAGCACCTCCAAGATCGAAAAAGCTTTGTCGAGAACGGCGATACTCATGATTTTCGCTTTACACCATATTTCACAATGTGGAACTTATATTCCGTCAAATAAAATATTTCCGTGATCATCGACTGCCACAATCACCTCGGGGTGGACTTGTTTTTCTACCTCAACGGCTTCCACCCGTATGCGCAGGACCTGCCCGCCATGGTCACCGAGGGGCGGCACGGCGGCGTCGACCGCTGGGTCGTTTTCCCCATGGTTTCGCACTTGGGCTTCGACGTCGACGGCATGCGCCGCGGCGAGCTCAATCCCGCGACGGATGGCTCCGTTCCCTACGCGTTCGAAAACGAGCGCATGCTCGAGGAAATCTATGAACGCTACCCGGCGCTCGGCCGCCTGACGCTGCCGTTTGCCATTCTTGATCCGCTCCGGGAACCGGCCGCGCAACTGCGGGTGCTGCGTCGCCTGCACGCGAAGTATCCATTTTTTGGACTCAAGATTCAGGCAACCATCATCAAGTCCGACGTCTTGGCCTTGCTGGACGCCGGTCGCGGTTTCCTCGAATTTGCCAAGGAGTTCAACCTGCCTTTCATCATTCACTCCAGCGTCGCTCCCGAGGACACTTGGTCGCAGGCCTCCAGCATTCTCCGCGTCGCCGAAGCGACGCCCAACGTGCGTTTTTGCCTCGCTCACTCCTGCCGGTTCGATCGCGAGTGTCTCGATCGCGTCGCCGCCCTGCCGAACACGTGGTTCGATTGCTCGGCGCACCGCATTCACTGCGACAGCGTGAGGCTCGGTCTGCCCAATGTCGCCCCGGCAGCCCGACGTTTCCACGCGGACTACCACAACCCCACCGCGGTGCTGCATGACCTCGCCTCCGCCTACCCGACCAAAATGATGTGGGGCTCCGATTCGCCGTTTCAGAGCTATGTCGACGACGACTTCGCCCTCCGCAGCACCTACGCGGACGAGACCGCCTGCCTTCACGCCTTGCCCGCCGACCTGAAAAAGGCGGTCGCGCACGACAACCTACTGGCTTTGCTCCAAATCAACGATGAACGCCTTCTCGCTTAAATCCGGTGCCGCCCTCGTCACCGGTTCCTCTCAAGGCATCGGTCTCGCCATCGCTCAGGCGATCCACGCCGCCGGCGCCCGCGTCGTTTTCCACGGCAAGACCGACCCCGCGCCCGCCATGCCCGCCGGCTCGGCTTGGCTCACTGGTGATCTGCTGGCCAAGGACGGTGCCGAAAAACTGGTGCGCGATGCGTTCGCCGCCGCGCCCGATCTCAACCTCCTCGTGTGCAATGCGGGCAGTTTCTTCGACGCGCCGTTTCTCGAAATGGATGACGAACGCTGGGACCGCACCATGGACCTCAACGTGCGGGCCAACTACTTCGTCGCCCAAGCCTTTGCCCGGGAACTCGTCGCGCGTGAACGCCCGGGTTCCATCGTGACGACCTGCTCCACCAATGGTTTCCAATCCGAAGCCGACTCGACCGCCTACGACACGTCCAAAGGCGCGCTCGTCATGATGACGCGCAGTCTGGCCCACTCGCTCGCCCCCCACCGTATTCGCGTCAACGGCATCGCGCCGGGCCTCATCCATACGCCACTCACGGCTTCACTCAAGGGCACGCCGCAGGAAACCCACTACGAAAAGAAGATTCTGCTCGGT is from Synoicihabitans lomoniglobus and encodes:
- a CDS encoding aldo/keto reductase, whose translation is MNDHPLPSFGKIALGGATFGREIDQPAAFTLLDHALDRGITQVDTAAGYSAGASESIIGAWLQARRPRALSVATKAIPPYDATTLTTSIQQSLNRLQVDALELFYLHHGHESITDETLRLLDDMVRVGTIQALGISNIKATQLAALLQRQTELGLARFSVLQCTNNLAVSDLDVATRELCVRYRLAVVTFSPIAAGFLTGKHQRGVIAQSRFDLIPGHQSIYFKPDPHARLDALLKLARATGHPPAHLALGWALRHPMATSVLIGGRTTTHLDQAFAVRTIDDGLFRQLDEIAHLSAPPTPLP
- a CDS encoding mandelate racemase/muconate lactonizing enzyme family protein; its protein translation is MKITDLRTTLLTGPCTNDPFLSEARRLRSAAFIEVITDGPQVGIGETYAGYFCPETVPAIVEFFKPILIGQTVDDIPELWRRMYHCGNFWCRVGLGTIVLNGIEAALWDLKGKQLDQPVHALLGNTPFDRLPCYATGGPSNYPKDKLARKIDHYFSLGFRGAKVGAGSFDPATGWNLPSTPAGAADLEADKLAFLRAQVGPDAMLMLDAHMGNSQGMRWTVEVATAVAQALEPFNLFFLEEPLHYTDPWGYAELSRSTTVPIAGGECLTAQFEWRVFVEQDSFDIGQPDASFTGGLGEFMAVSRMMAAHGRKIATHAWGAGGSLMQNVHAGFAAPNTCILEIPPDYAGLHADIIDGGLRIEDGHVLPPDRPGLGIVLTDEIKQRYPFQPGSGEFNSVPGKILST
- a CDS encoding D-2-hydroxyacid dehydrogenase — encoded protein: MTPLNLLIDVPVEPAVLAALQKTGRYQIDVIDPPAEVSRPLPVDRIRETDVLFCSVPPQNNAAMAHLRWVQLASTGYTQLFGLNLPERGIRATNASGCFDVPIAEWAIAMMINLARDSRQMIRNQDAAVWDRSARFQREIRGLTVGLWGYGGIGRETARLAKQLGLRVHVQTRHGVHPRTDTYRVPGTGDPAGELPDRIFLAGEEASFLRDLDFLIVAMPLTHATEGLIGETELRMLPRHAFVLNPARGPIIQEQALVRALQEGWIAGAALDTHYHYPMPPEHPLWKLPNVLFTPHISGSSLSPNFKTRLWDIFAQNMSRFAAEEPLLNELGVAQLQGH
- a CDS encoding sodium:solute symporter family transporter yields the protein MFSFLPAILRKRGVLGLMLLVTPAVMRAAEEGVDAPAQGLGMVDGIIIALYALLLVGIGLYYSRRQTSQEEYFVGGRSVSPFLAGISLYATMFSALSYIGYPGEIIQNGPVLIGVGVAAIPLVYLIVGYGVIPLMMRLPVTSAYELLEKRLGPNVRLLGSGIFVVTRLIWMAVMLHLTSFVMVSVMGWEASWAPPIAIVAGILTTVYTVTGGLRAVVVSDVVQFFVLLIGALFTLWFISDAVGGWRGWWPQAWEAHWKPQPFFSLDPGVRVTVVGTFVGGIIWWVCTAGSDQMAIQRYLSTRDTKAARRAFLHNCIGAICVTSTLGLMGLAVLGYYRSNPEFMPANLSFATRGDAMFPHFVAHHLPLGMPGLITAGLMAAAMSSLSSGISSTITVISKDFVDQFRPTAAEDDKAGMRTARLLAVIVGGVSIAGSQLAGAIPGNLIEVAGKSINLFVCPLFGLFFLALFVPFATPFGAIMGTCYSLAAATLIAYWEFFTGLAPVSFQWIAPVSLVVALAAGPLFSLLPTRGKSPRLKAIYAGLATLPWLGLMAWLG
- a CDS encoding RidA family protein, producing the protein MNHPSVSYPREAGTPVSHLPFSPAVRVGDLIMVSGQASVDATGQIVQDTFDAEVRRSFENLRKVLETAGSDLAHVVQTRNYVRDPTNVARFNEIYREFFTAPYPARTTITHCLPEILHFEVECVAVPKVGSGD
- a CDS encoding M81 family metallopeptidase — its product is MSQPPRILFGGLFHETHTFLEETTTWADFDVTFDDHILGKLGDASPTDGFLSAAAAAGLTVIPTVDARAVPSGIVTDEAFETFWQEFVERARPALEQGVDGIFLVLHGAMATPSLTDAEGELLARIRALPGGETVPLFGVFDLHANLSARTCRLANGLVAYRENPHTDARASAVRATELLARALRENVIPRMAWVRLPIVWAPPGTGSADEPMVSLRRFMTELEDARPAIWATNVVPGFSFADTPDTGLSLSLVHTGEDAVMNADLRRGAELAWSKRELGEVSYASVDDVLASLPVGGPGPVVLVEPADNIGGGAPGDGTGILRALVKRDVANALVAINDPAAVATLAQTTVGAARKVSIGGKGSRLDEGPLELTVTLLSRHHGRFKLEDPNSHLASMSGLHFDMGPTAVVRAGGVTVLLTSRKTPPFDLGQWRSQGIEPKNFAVIGVKAAVAHRRAYDPIAAVSYLVDTAGPCSSNVRLFPWRHLQRPVHPLDAIAEPHFEFL
- a CDS encoding aspartate aminotransferase family protein; the encoded protein is MSYTFPKSHAFFERAQKSIAGGINSGIRKMEAPVPLYFQKGEGSRVWDVDGNEYIDFQLGQGALLYGHAPSGLADALAAQAKLGLHWAAQCELELEVAERLTAMVPSAELVRFNNSATEAVMAALRLARTHTGRQLVLRFEGHYHGWGDEGLVGFANPPSTWDDAESPANTHPSKGIIPEVADHFVVTRWGDVEHLRRRVAAHQGQIAAIIFEPAMCNTCCIEPATGFMAAIRELCDQEGMLMIADETITGFRFGAGGAQSYYDFKPDLTIFGKAIGGGTPFAALAGTKAAMAKIISGEAIHAGTLNANPLCLAASKWCLDQVIAAGDTHPATTNALGQKLMAGLTALAQQHDIPLRPQGPGLAFHTVMLKPGAAEGLVGDYRDYITRHDAARWAHLRRCLLEEGVRAIERGLWSISLAHTEQDIADALARAATAFARHADTYQSAA
- a CDS encoding IclR family transcriptional regulator: MSIAVLDKAFSILEVLARTGRALSLAELAEESRLPKPTVHRILRSLRDLGYLGDAGVRGSYVLSDRLASLREHGRDAMLRTKAHDLMTTLNREFDETVNLGVLEGVYVRYAHVVETAQPLRWIVKPGARDLFHTTALGRAIVANLPPEQQARLVTKVCAALPTRNRKAARQRLEEELAATRDRGCALEEEETVAGVACVAIPLTSQQEPLAGISVSVPVNRFPAARRKALIAAMRRWGAQADDGDRPLRAG
- a CDS encoding amidohydrolase family protein, with the protein product MIIDCHNHLGVDLFFYLNGFHPYAQDLPAMVTEGRHGGVDRWVVFPMVSHLGFDVDGMRRGELNPATDGSVPYAFENERMLEEIYERYPALGRLTLPFAILDPLREPAAQLRVLRRLHAKYPFFGLKIQATIIKSDVLALLDAGRGFLEFAKEFNLPFIIHSSVAPEDTWSQASSILRVAEATPNVRFCLAHSCRFDRECLDRVAALPNTWFDCSAHRIHCDSVRLGLPNVAPAARRFHADYHNPTAVLHDLASAYPTKMMWGSDSPFQSYVDDDFALRSTYADETACLHALPADLKKAVAHDNLLALLQINDERLLA
- a CDS encoding SDR family NAD(P)-dependent oxidoreductase, producing the protein MNAFSLKSGAALVTGSSQGIGLAIAQAIHAAGARVVFHGKTDPAPAMPAGSAWLTGDLLAKDGAEKLVRDAFAAAPDLNLLVCNAGSFFDAPFLEMDDERWDRTMDLNVRANYFVAQAFARELVARERPGSIVTTCSTNGFQSEADSTAYDTSKGALVMMTRSLAHSLAPHRIRVNGIAPGLIHTPLTASLKGTPQETHYEKKILLGRLGSAEDCAGAAVFLLSSAASYITGQIIVVDGGLTVGQIGRL